From the Micromonospora echinofusca genome, the window GGCAGCTGTCCAAGTCGCAGGTCTCAGATATGGCCGCCCACCTCGACGCGCAGGTCGAGGCGTTCCGCAACCGACCCCTCGACTCAGGGCACTACACGTTCGTGTGGATGGACGCGCTGACAATGAAGGTCCGCGAGCATGGGCGCACCGTCAACGTCCACGCGCTGATCGCGGTCGGCGTCAACGCCGACGGTCAGCGCGAAGTCCTCGGGCTCGACGTCGCTTCGGATGAGGACGGCGCCGGCTGGCTGGCGTTCCTGCGGTCGCTGACCGCCCGCGGCCTGACCGGTGTCCGCCTGGTGATCTCCGACGCCCACGCCGGCCTGGTGCAGGCCATCGGGGCGGCCCTTCCCGGGGTGTCGTGGCAGCGGTGCAGGACCCATTACCTGCGGAATCTGCTGACCAAGGTGCCGAAGTCCGCGCAGCCGTGGATCGCCACCCTGGTGCGCACGATCTTCGACCAGCCCGACGCCGACGCCGTCCACGCCCAGTTCCAGCGGGTCGTGGCCACGATCGAGGCGAAGTTCCCGGCTGCGGCCGAGCACCTCGACGCCGCCCGCGACGACCTGCTTGCGTTCACCGGCTTTCCGCGTGAGATCTGGCGTCAGGTCTGGTCGAACAATCCGCAGGAACGGTTGAACAAGGAGATCCGCCGGCGCACCGACGTCGTCGGGATCTTTCCGAACCGGGCGGCGATCGTCCGCCTCGTCGGCGCCGTCCTAGCCGAGCAGACCGACGAATGGACCGAAGGCCGCCGCTACATGGGCCTGGAACTACTCGCCAAGGCCCGCATGGTCACCATCGACACCGACCAACCCGACACCGACCAACCCGACCCGACCCCGATCGCCGCATAGCATCAGACCGGATCCCGCGATGGCCGTCTCTTACACCACCAGCGCGGACGTGACCCCGAGCGCCCGCAGGATCAGGGAACGGCCCCGCCCCACCAGGGTTCCGAGTCGCCCCTGGACTGCACCGAAGTGACCCCTATGAGCCGGACACCTCGATGTGTGTCGGGGGCTCTCGGTGGATTTTCTCGTAGGTGTCGGGGCTGACGTTACCCAGACGGCTGTGCTGGCGGCGAGGGTTGTAGAAGCCCTAATGGCAACCGAGACGTTCGTACCAGCAGATGGCCGTCGAGCCGGGGAATCGAGAGCGGCGCCTCGTTGAGGATCGTGGCCGCTGCTGCCGCCTGTATAAGCGGCGGGGCGTTGACCCTGGATATCGAGAGGGACGCTCGGCGGTCACGGCGGTCGACGGGGATGATCGTTCCGGACGGTGCCGCGCCCTTGGCAGACGCAGCCGACGCTGGGTCGACCGGGCGAGCTGGTGACGCCGGCCGCCGGCCCGCGCAGCCGTAGCGGCATCGCGCCCGGCACGATGGTGACGGCCTCTTCGGCTTCGGTTAGGGAGCCGTCGTGCTGCCGCCGGTCATAGAACTTCCCGGCCGCGTAGCTTGGCTTCATCCGCTCCCGCTCGCTACCCCACCCGGGACGCTGATGGAAAGCCGATCGAGTCGTGATCGCGGCCCACGCCCTCGTGCGGTAGCGACAGCGACTCGGGGCACGGTCGCGTTGGCGAGGTTGGCAGGAGTGGGCGTTGTCCGGGCCCGCCTGGCCGGCGGCTGCCCGCGCCAAGTCCCACGATGGATAGAGCAGCCCTTGCTCGCGCCTATGGTTGCCGCCGCATGCCATGCTCCGCCTGTGAAGCGGTGTGCATCGATCGACGGAGGGGGAGCGACGTGCGCCCGGGGGACATCGTGGATGTGTCGCTGGACTGGCCGTTGGTGGGACGCGACCGCGAGATCACACGGCTCAAGGACGCGCTCCTGGCACCAGCGGGTGCGGGAGCCCTCCTGATCGGCGACGCTGGCGTGGGCAAGAGCCGCCTCGCCTCGGCCGCCCTCGACGCGTGCGAGCACGCCGGCTGCCTCGTGGAGCGGGTCGTGCCCACCCCCGGCTGGCAGGACGTGCCGTTCGGGGCCGTCGTCAACCTGCTGCCGGCACCGGCCTCCGGCGTCGCCGACGCCTTCCGGCAACTGACCGAGAACCTGCGGGAACGGGCGGCCGGCCGTACCGTAGTCATCGGTGTCGACGACGCCCAGTGGCTCGACGACGCGTCGGTGGTGGTCCTGGAGCGCCTCCTGATCGCCCGGGCCGTGAACCTGCTCGTGGTCGCTCGCGGCGACACCCCGGGGCTGCGGTCGGTGGCGGCCCTGCGCCGCGCGGGCGAGCTGGAGCGCATCGACGTGTCGCGGCTGAACCGCTCCGAGGTGGCCGCGCTGGTCACCTCCGCGCTCGGTGCTCGCACCGACGGCCTCACCCTGGACCTGCTGTGGCGCTGGACCTTGGGCAACCCGCTGTTCCTGCGGGAGGTGCTGCGGCGAGGCCGCGCCTGCGGGGAACTGCGCTGCGACGGCGAGATCTGGCGGTGGCACCGCGCGGACGATCCCGCGTCGCTGCGCTTGGCCGACCTGGTGACGATGACGGTCGAGGAACTGTCCGAGCCGGAACGCGAGGCGCTCACCTACGTGGCCTACGCCGAGCCGATCCCGCTGACGATGCTCGAAGCCCTGGTTGCGCCGGCCGTCGCCGAACGGTTGGAGGAGCGCGGCATGCTGCGGCTTCACACCGTCGCGACGCGAGCCATGGTCCGGCTGGGCCATCCGCTCTACGGGGAGGCCGTCAGGGCCGGAACCGGTCCGCTGCGTGCGCGACGCGTCATGCGGGAGCTCGCCGAGGTCGCGGAGCCCGTCGCGGAGAGCCCAGGCGACCGTATGCAGGTTGTGTCGTGGCGCTGCCACGCCGGGCTGCCGGTGGACGGACGGCAACTGCTCGCAGCCGTCGAGGACGCCCTGCGGCGCGGAGGCGCCTCCCTGGCCCGGCGGCTGGCCCAGCACCTGCCGGCGCCCCTCGACACCTGGCACACGGGACGCGCCGCAGTCGCGCAGGGGCGGCCCGCGGAGGCCGATCCGCTGTTGGCCGCCGCCTACGAGCTGCTGCCGGAAGCCGCCGACCGGGCGCGCGCCGCGGCGCTGCGCGCGCTGAACCTGTTCTGGGGGCTGCGCCGACCGCAGGACAGCCTGGCCGTGCTGGCGCAGGCAACGCGGCAGCTGCCCGCCGAGGTGCATCACGAACTGCTGGCCGCCGAGGCCGGCATCGCGGTCTTCTGCGGCCGTGGGACGGAGGCACTGGACGCCGTCGGGGCGGCCCTGAGCCAGCCGTCCACCGACCCGCTGCTGGAGACCGCCGTCACTCCGCTGCGTCCCTACCTGCTGGTGTTCGGTGGCGCCCCGGGGCAGGCGGTGACCGAGTTCTCCACCGGCGACCTGAGCGCGTCGGAGATCTGGCCGACGATGCGCGCGGCCACCCAGTCCTGTCACGTCCACGCGTTGGTCATGTGCGGGAAGCTGGTGGAGGCCACCGACGTCGCGGAGCGGTACTACCGCGACGCCGTGGCGCACGGCTCGAGCGACGCGGTCGGGCTGCTGGCGATGATGTGCGGAGTGTGCGCCGGCGACGCCGGCCGGATCACCGAGGCGGATCGGTGGACCCGGGAAGCCCTCGCGGTCACCGACCACCACACGCTGTTTCCGATCCGGGCCAACATCCTGGCCATGACTGCCTGGTGGGCCGCGCACCTGGGCGAGTGTGACCGCGCCGCAGCGGCCCTGGCCGAGGTCGCCACGGTGGTTCCGCCCGGCAGCAGTTTCGGGGACTACACCGCGGTGAGCGAGGCGTGGGTGCTGGCCGCGTCGCGACACCGCGACGCCGCGGTTACCCGCCTGTGGGAGCTGGCCGAGCGCTTCCGCACG encodes:
- a CDS encoding IS256 family transposase — translated: MAASESVSPVDLLREQIEGASPDVLQAMIKTFAQAVMSAEADAICGAGYGQRSDERVNSRNGYRLREWDTRAGTIDLAVPKLRQGSYFPDWLLTHRRRAEQALVSVVATSYLLGVSTRRVEKLVEQLGIRQLSKSQVSDMAAHLDAQVEAFRNRPLDSGHYTFVWMDALTMKVREHGRTVNVHALIAVGVNADGQREVLGLDVASDEDGAGWLAFLRSLTARGLTGVRLVISDAHAGLVQAIGAALPGVSWQRCRTHYLRNLLTKVPKSAQPWIATLVRTIFDQPDADAVHAQFQRVVATIEAKFPAAAEHLDAARDDLLAFTGFPREIWRQVWSNNPQERLNKEIRRRTDVVGIFPNRAAIVRLVGAVLAEQTDEWTEGRRYMGLELLAKARMVTIDTDQPDTDQPDPTPIAA
- a CDS encoding helix-turn-helix transcriptional regulator → MRPGDIVDVSLDWPLVGRDREITRLKDALLAPAGAGALLIGDAGVGKSRLASAALDACEHAGCLVERVVPTPGWQDVPFGAVVNLLPAPASGVADAFRQLTENLRERAAGRTVVIGVDDAQWLDDASVVVLERLLIARAVNLLVVARGDTPGLRSVAALRRAGELERIDVSRLNRSEVAALVTSALGARTDGLTLDLLWRWTLGNPLFLREVLRRGRACGELRCDGEIWRWHRADDPASLRLADLVTMTVEELSEPEREALTYVAYAEPIPLTMLEALVAPAVAERLEERGMLRLHTVATRAMVRLGHPLYGEAVRAGTGPLRARRVMRELAEVAEPVAESPGDRMQVVSWRCHAGLPVDGRQLLAAVEDALRRGGASLARRLAQHLPAPLDTWHTGRAAVAQGRPAEADPLLAAAYELLPEAADRARAAALRALNLFWGLRRPQDSLAVLAQATRQLPAEVHHELLAAEAGIAVFCGRGTEALDAVGAALSQPSTDPLLETAVTPLRPYLLVFGGAPGQAVTEFSTGDLSASEIWPTMRAATQSCHVHALVMCGKLVEATDVAERYYRDAVAHGSSDAVGLLAMMCGVCAGDAGRITEADRWTREALAVTDHHTLFPIRANILAMTAWWAAHLGECDRAAAALAEVATVVPPGSSFGDYTAVSEAWVLAASRHRDAAVTRLWELAERFRTSGLVSSAVEALHLLSRILPSPEVAAELKAVADLSDSPLFRWHADYAEHLAVGDPQQLEVASEQWAVRGYGALAVEAAAFAEAGYRRRCDAAASRLAHRLTQLRGTCVGFWPPWLPPRAPAAAALTRREREVCALAGTGLGNVDIAERLVLSVRTVENHLQRAYDKLGVRTRGDLAAALEALER